Genomic segment of Cyprinus carpio isolate SPL01 chromosome A13, ASM1834038v1, whole genome shotgun sequence:
agcaataataataaccattttaaaaaatcattttaaattgcaatcacaATGACTTTTTTCCCATAATCATGCagcccactgactttcactgtatggacaaaaacatcttttgtgttccacggaagaaagaaagtacatacaggtttggaacaacatgagggtaagtaaatgatttttgggcgaactatatATTTAGAAGTGTAATAGTATGCAGTCTCTCACCTCGAGTTCCTGAAAttcctcatcatcttcatctaCATCATAGGAGAGCGTCTGGATCTTGGCGTCTTCCACTGAGAGATCCAGAAGCTTGCTGTCGGTGAACAGAAGTCTGTCTCTAGTGACAGCGGAGCCGGACGAGGCCGGGGTCATCTCCTCAATGAAGGTGGTCTCGCAGCAGTCCCCCGCCTCTCCCCATGCTCTCAGCACGCTCTCGGGGTACAGAAGGAGGCTGGGTCTGTAGTAAGGGTCTATAGCCTGGGGCAGGGCGCTGGGGTTGAGCAACTGTGGGGGTCCTCGACCGTCCTGTGTCCCATTTATGTTCTTGGACACCACATGGCCCTGGTACTGTGGGGCAGAATAGACTGACACCAGTCCTTCCTTAGTCTCCACCATTAAGTTGTGGGTATTGATCAAACCATTACATTTGCAACATTCATGTCCCAAGTCAGCACTCCCCGCTAATGGGGTCTTCCCTTGAGTTAGAGGGTCGTTCTCATCTGCCGCTCCTGTTTCATGTCGTGTTCGGAGCACTTTCTCCATGCTGGTCTGC
This window contains:
- the LOC109108453 gene encoding synapse differentiation-inducing gene protein 1-like; protein product: MEKVLRTRHETGAADENDPLTQGKTPLAGSADLGHECCKCNGLINTHNLMVETKEGLVSVYSAPQYQGHVVSKNINGTQDGRGPPQLLNPSALPQAIDPYYRPSLLLYPESVLRAWGEAGDCCETTFIEEMTPASSGSAVTRDRLLFTDSKLLDLSVEDAKIQTLSYDVDEDDEEFQELESEYSSDSESEDNFLLMPPRDHLGLSVFSMLCCFWPLGIAAFYLSHETNKALTKGDFHHASSSSRRALFLAVLSITIGTGIYVGVAVALIAYLSKNNHL